A genomic region of Alistipes megaguti contains the following coding sequences:
- the trmD gene encoding tRNA (guanosine(37)-N1)-methyltransferase TrmD, whose amino-acid sequence MRIDIISSVPDLMTSPLNESILRRAQEKGLVEIVVHNLHDYAHDRRKTTDDYPFGGEAGMVMKCEPVFELVEKLQSERTYDEIIYTSPDGVRYDQHEANRLSMLENIIILCGHYKGIDHRIREHLVTREISIGDYVLTGGELAACIIADSVVRLIPGAIGDEASALTDSFQDNLLAPPIYTRPAEFRGWRVPDVLLSGNFAEIEKWQDEQAYERTRRLRPDLLEK is encoded by the coding sequence ATGCGCATTGACATCATATCCTCGGTACCCGATCTGATGACCTCGCCCCTGAACGAGTCGATCCTGCGGCGCGCGCAGGAGAAGGGGCTCGTGGAGATCGTCGTACACAACCTCCACGACTACGCACACGACCGCCGCAAAACCACCGACGACTACCCCTTCGGCGGCGAGGCCGGCATGGTCATGAAGTGCGAACCGGTCTTCGAACTGGTCGAGAAGCTCCAGAGCGAGCGCACCTACGACGAGATCATCTACACCTCGCCCGACGGCGTGCGCTACGACCAGCACGAGGCCAACCGCCTCTCGATGCTCGAGAACATCATCATCCTCTGCGGCCACTACAAGGGGATCGACCACCGCATCCGCGAACACCTCGTCACGCGCGAGATCTCGATCGGCGACTACGTCCTGACAGGGGGCGAACTGGCCGCCTGCATCATCGCCGATTCGGTGGTGCGGCTCATCCCGGGGGCGATCGGCGACGAGGCCTCGGCCCTGACCGATTCGTTCCAGGACAACCTGCTGGCACCGCCCATCTACACCCGTCCGGCGGAGTTCCGCGGCTGGCGGGTTCCGGACGTGCTGCTGTCGGGCAACTTCGCCGAGATCGAAAAGTGGCAGGACGAGCAGGCCTACGAACGCACCCGGCGGCTGCGCCCCGACCTGCTGGAGAAATAA
- a CDS encoding FkbM family methyltransferase, whose product MKAPIHRLLYHTLPLEGYLRVVSRMFFLWQRLGIGRYAPATEYVYHLPQLVHEGDTCIDIGANLGYYARTISRLAGPSGRVLAVEPVAPIRKVLSRNLRRCSNVEILPYALGAENRDVAMGNDSARKNGYLGTGQNFVNDSGERTDVEFTARMRRGSELFARLERLDFIKCDIEGYELTVMREMRSLLERFRPTVLIETGGGNRPEIIRLFTALGYRGFTLDHGGEIPLTPESTKDIIFRHAH is encoded by the coding sequence ATGAAGGCACCGATTCACCGTCTGCTCTACCACACCCTCCCGCTCGAGGGATACCTCCGTGTCGTAAGCCGGATGTTCTTCCTCTGGCAGCGCCTCGGCATCGGCCGCTACGCCCCCGCCACGGAGTATGTCTATCACCTGCCGCAGCTGGTCCACGAGGGCGACACCTGCATCGACATCGGCGCCAACCTCGGCTACTACGCTCGCACGATCTCCCGCCTGGCCGGCCCCTCGGGCCGGGTGCTGGCCGTGGAGCCCGTCGCGCCGATCCGCAAGGTCCTGAGCCGCAACCTGCGCCGCTGCTCCAACGTCGAGATCCTCCCCTACGCCCTCGGCGCCGAAAACCGCGACGTGGCCATGGGAAACGACTCGGCCCGCAAAAACGGATACCTCGGTACCGGGCAGAACTTCGTCAACGACTCCGGCGAGCGGACCGACGTAGAGTTCACGGCCCGCATGCGCCGCGGCAGCGAGCTCTTCGCCCGGCTCGAGAGGCTGGACTTCATCAAGTGCGACATCGAGGGCTACGAACTGACGGTCATGCGCGAGATGCGGTCCCTGCTGGAGCGCTTCCGCCCCACGGTGCTCATCGAGACCGGCGGCGGGAACCGTCCCGAGATCATCCGCCTCTTCACCGCGCTGGGATATCGGGGCTTCACCCTCGACCACGGAGGCGAAATTCCGCTTACCCCCGAATCGACCAAAGACATCATCTTCCGCCATGCGCATTGA
- a CDS encoding MBL fold metallo-hydrolase has protein sequence MKIACLTFNPIQENTYLLWDDTSECVVIDAGNSSPREDAALDDFIARHGLKPVLAANTHGHFDHTLGVEHLKQRYGIPFALSSKDRFLVDNAATSGSVFGVRIGAMPSTDIDLEQQQEIRFGQTRLQILRTPGHTPGHVAFYEPESKSLFTGDTLFRESIGRTDLPGGDYSWIMRSILDVIVPLGEEVRVYPGHGPETTIGHELLYNPFIVEVLNEEVNYRNQ, from the coding sequence ATGAAAATCGCCTGTCTGACCTTCAATCCGATACAGGAGAACACCTACCTCCTCTGGGACGACACCTCGGAATGCGTCGTCATCGACGCCGGGAACTCCTCGCCGCGCGAGGATGCCGCCCTGGACGACTTCATCGCCCGCCACGGTCTGAAACCCGTTCTGGCCGCCAATACCCACGGACACTTCGACCATACGCTCGGCGTCGAACACCTCAAACAGCGCTACGGAATCCCCTTCGCCCTCTCGTCGAAGGACCGCTTCCTGGTCGACAACGCCGCCACGAGCGGCTCGGTCTTCGGCGTCAGGATCGGCGCAATGCCCTCGACCGACATCGACCTCGAACAACAGCAGGAGATCCGCTTCGGCCAAACCCGCCTGCAGATTCTCCGCACCCCGGGCCATACGCCCGGCCACGTGGCCTTCTACGAACCCGAATCGAAGTCGCTCTTCACGGGCGACACGCTCTTCCGCGAGTCGATCGGGCGCACGGACCTTCCGGGCGGCGACTACTCGTGGATCATGCGCTCGATCCTCGACGTGATCGTCCCGCTGGGCGAGGAGGTGCGCGTCTACCCGGGCCACGGCCCCGAGACGACGATCGGCCACGAACTGCTCTACAACCCCTTCATCGTCGAGGTCCTCAACGAGGAGGTCAACTACCGCAACCAATGA
- the rlmD gene encoding 23S rRNA (uracil(1939)-C(5))-methyltransferase RlmD, translating to MARKKANYPLIEGLEITTLAAEGKAMGRWNDVVVFVPMTVPGDVVDVQIRLKRRRFMEGYVVNYVKRSPLREEPFCEHFGVCGGCKWQNLPYEEQLRFKTAQVRDQLTRIGKLTLPEIAPCLGSAETRFYRNKLEFTFADRGWLTREQIASGEELEASPAVGFHIPGMFDKVLDIRRCWLQPDPSNGIRLETKRFCLEHGYTFHNAREHTGFMRNMIIRTASTGEVMVIVVFGEEDRARREALLDHLSERFPQITSLFYIVNTKLNDSVGDLEPVCYRGKDHIIEEMEGLRFKVGPKSFYQTNSKQAYELYKVARTFADLHPEDTLYDLYTGTGTIANFCAARCARVVGIEYVPEAIADAKVNSELNGIRNTRFYAGDMKAVLDDAFVAANGHPDVIILDPPRAGVDEPVIEVILRAAPERIVYVSCNPATQARDLALMNEAYRVEAVQPVDMFPHTHHVENVVKLVRR from the coding sequence ATGGCAAGAAAGAAAGCGAACTATCCCCTGATCGAGGGGCTTGAGATTACGACCCTGGCGGCCGAGGGCAAGGCCATGGGCCGCTGGAACGATGTGGTGGTCTTCGTGCCGATGACCGTGCCGGGCGACGTGGTGGACGTGCAGATCCGCCTCAAGCGACGCCGCTTCATGGAGGGCTACGTGGTGAACTACGTGAAACGCTCGCCGCTGCGCGAGGAGCCCTTCTGCGAACACTTTGGCGTCTGCGGCGGCTGCAAGTGGCAGAACCTCCCCTACGAGGAGCAGCTGCGCTTCAAGACGGCGCAGGTGCGCGACCAGCTGACGCGCATCGGCAAACTCACGCTGCCGGAGATCGCCCCCTGCCTGGGATCGGCCGAGACGCGCTTCTACCGCAACAAGCTCGAATTCACCTTTGCCGACCGCGGCTGGCTCACGCGCGAGCAGATCGCCTCGGGCGAGGAACTCGAAGCATCGCCGGCCGTGGGGTTCCACATTCCGGGGATGTTCGACAAGGTGCTCGACATCCGCCGGTGCTGGCTGCAGCCCGACCCCTCGAACGGGATCCGCCTCGAGACCAAACGCTTCTGCCTTGAACACGGCTATACGTTCCATAACGCCCGCGAACATACGGGGTTCATGCGCAACATGATCATCCGCACGGCCTCGACGGGCGAGGTGATGGTGATTGTGGTCTTCGGCGAGGAGGACCGCGCACGCCGTGAGGCGCTGCTCGACCACTTGTCGGAGCGCTTCCCGCAGATCACCTCGCTCTTCTACATCGTCAACACGAAGTTGAACGACTCGGTGGGTGATCTGGAGCCGGTCTGCTACCGCGGCAAGGACCACATCATTGAGGAGATGGAGGGGCTGCGCTTCAAGGTGGGTCCGAAGTCCTTCTACCAGACCAATTCGAAGCAGGCCTACGAACTCTACAAGGTGGCCCGCACGTTTGCCGACCTGCACCCCGAAGATACGCTCTACGACCTCTATACCGGAACGGGGACGATCGCCAACTTCTGTGCCGCACGCTGTGCGCGGGTCGTGGGCATCGAGTACGTCCCCGAAGCGATCGCTGACGCGAAGGTCAACTCCGAGCTGAACGGCATCCGCAACACGCGTTTCTATGCCGGCGACATGAAGGCGGTGCTCGACGATGCGTTCGTTGCGGCGAACGGCCATCCGGATGTCATCATCCTCGATCCGCCGCGCGCTGGAGTGGACGAGCCGGTGATTGAGGTGATCCTGCGGGCGGCCCCCGAGCGGATTGTCTACGTGAGCTGCAACCCGGCCACGCAGGCGCGCGACCTGGCGTTGATGAACGAAGCCTACCGCGTTGAGGCGGTGCAGCCCGTCGACATGTTCCCCCACACGCATCATGTGGAGAATGTCGTAAAGCTGGTGCGCCGCTGA
- a CDS encoding M23 family metallopeptidase — protein sequence MMNRLLVVLSLLLAVEAVARPQVRVKRDPATKVLTFYLEGKSSPGVLTLYFDLREVNNCNQLPGVYRYEIAQDGDSFLTLRPEDKTRDVGYNYAYRTLSGRVDSPVDTMFVYRIPATTQRPLQITPVRDGRDMDRPESERRIIGYSVDLEEGDTVYVARRGIVLSILSPADSPIKRPDVKTTAGTVRLYVEHADGSRGCYTCLEAEHLLVGVGDEVLPGTPLGLAGSYDGEHHFTAFMLTRRAFDPGDDPLQAQPRTRYVKGRFATAEGDLFIGEKRVCQGVMNDDLLLRELSKRELKRWRALHR from the coding sequence ATGATGAATCGCCTTTTGGTTGTATTGTCGCTGCTGCTCGCGGTCGAGGCGGTGGCCAGGCCGCAGGTCCGGGTGAAGAGGGATCCCGCGACGAAAGTCCTGACCTTTTATCTCGAGGGGAAGAGCTCGCCGGGCGTGCTGACCCTCTATTTCGACCTGCGCGAGGTGAACAACTGCAACCAGTTGCCGGGTGTCTACCGATATGAGATTGCGCAGGACGGGGATTCGTTCCTGACGCTCCGCCCCGAGGACAAGACGCGGGACGTGGGGTATAACTATGCCTACCGGACCCTCTCCGGGCGGGTGGATTCGCCCGTGGACACGATGTTCGTCTACCGGATTCCGGCCACGACACAGCGTCCGCTGCAGATCACGCCCGTGCGCGACGGCCGGGACATGGATCGTCCGGAGTCGGAACGCCGGATCATCGGGTATTCGGTCGATCTGGAGGAGGGCGATACGGTCTATGTCGCACGCCGCGGGATCGTTCTGTCGATCCTCTCGCCCGCCGACTCTCCGATCAAGCGTCCGGACGTGAAGACCACGGCGGGGACGGTGCGGCTTTATGTCGAGCATGCGGACGGAAGCCGGGGCTGTTATACCTGCCTCGAAGCAGAGCACCTGCTGGTCGGGGTGGGCGACGAAGTGCTGCCCGGCACGCCGCTCGGTTTGGCCGGGAGCTACGACGGCGAGCACCATTTTACGGCTTTCATGCTTACGCGGCGGGCTTTCGATCCCGGCGACGATCCCCTGCAGGCGCAGCCGCGGACCCGCTACGTAAAGGGGCGCTTTGCTACGGCCGAAGGCGATCTCTTTATCGGCGAGAAGAGGGTCTGCCAGGGGGTGATGAACGACGACCTGCTCCTGCGCGAGCTGTCGAAACGCGAGCTGAAACGCTGGCGCGCCTTACACCGGTAG
- a CDS encoding SIMPL domain-containing protein (The SIMPL domain is named for its presence in mouse protein SIMPL (signalling molecule that associates with mouse pelle-like kinase). Bacterial member BP26, from Brucella, was shown to assemble into a channel-like structure, while YggE from E. coli has been associated with resistance to oxidative stress.): protein MKRLILWAVAALVALPAAAQTQEAFPSYVQVYGRAEKEITPDEFYLQIIINERDSKGKISVESQQRDMIAALKRLNVDIDKQLKVANLSSEFFKKKSSVATAKYQLQLGSSAEVARVWQALDDLGISNVSILKVSHSKIDQLKEEVRVEAIRNARKNAATLAEAIGQQVGRCFYIYDSNSNVVPAVYDNMVLMRSAKDVATAEMQVEEDPLEFKTLRLEYGVQAKFVLE, encoded by the coding sequence ATGAAACGATTGATTTTGTGGGCCGTTGCGGCGCTCGTGGCGCTCCCGGCCGCTGCCCAGACTCAAGAGGCATTCCCGAGTTACGTCCAGGTCTACGGACGGGCCGAAAAGGAGATCACTCCCGACGAATTCTACCTGCAGATCATTATCAACGAACGCGATTCGAAGGGCAAGATCTCGGTCGAGAGCCAGCAGCGCGACATGATTGCGGCGCTGAAGCGGCTGAACGTCGATATCGACAAGCAGCTCAAGGTGGCCAACCTCTCGAGTGAGTTCTTCAAGAAGAAGAGCTCGGTGGCCACGGCCAAATACCAGCTGCAGCTGGGTTCGTCGGCCGAGGTGGCCCGCGTCTGGCAGGCGCTGGACGATCTGGGCATCTCGAACGTCTCGATCCTGAAGGTTTCGCACTCGAAGATCGACCAGCTGAAGGAGGAGGTTCGCGTCGAGGCGATTCGCAATGCGCGGAAGAATGCCGCCACGCTGGCCGAGGCGATCGGGCAGCAGGTCGGACGGTGCTTCTATATCTACGATTCGAACAGCAACGTCGTGCCGGCCGTGTATGACAACATGGTGCTGATGCGCAGCGCCAAGGATGTGGCGACGGCCGAGATGCAGGTCGAGGAGGACCCGCTCGAGTTCAAGACCCTGCGGCTGGAGTACGGCGTGCAGGCGAAGTTCGTGCTCGAGTAG
- a CDS encoding cytidine deaminase: protein MEKQFRFDYEHYAALSELPEADRLLVAEAEEATKRSYAPYSKFRVGAAARLRSGRILHGSNSESEVFPAGLCAERTLLFYAEANHADDPIETLAIASDPSERECYPCGQCRQVLVDVERRQGSPIRVIMSGGGSASVVDEAARLLPFTFIL from the coding sequence ATGGAAAAGCAGTTCCGTTTCGATTATGAACATTATGCGGCGCTGTCGGAACTCCCCGAAGCGGACCGCCTGTTGGTTGCCGAGGCCGAAGAGGCCACAAAGCGATCCTATGCCCCCTATTCGAAATTCCGCGTCGGGGCGGCTGCGCGGCTGCGCAGCGGGCGGATCCTGCACGGCAGCAACTCCGAGAGCGAGGTCTTCCCTGCCGGACTCTGCGCCGAGCGGACGCTGCTCTTCTATGCCGAGGCCAACCATGCCGACGATCCGATCGAGACGCTGGCCATCGCTTCGGACCCCTCGGAGCGCGAATGCTACCCCTGCGGACAGTGCCGCCAGGTGCTGGTCGACGTCGAGCGGCGCCAGGGCAGCCCGATCCGTGTCATCATGAGCGGCGGCGGCTCGGCATCGGTGGTCGACGAGGCCGCCCGGCTGCTTCCCTTCACCTTTATCCTGTAA
- a CDS encoding RluA family pseudouridine synthase: MFHPNDILYEDNHLLVVNKHAGDLVQPDPSGESALEDQIKAFLKERDAKPGAVFLGVVHRIDRPVSGAVLFAKTSKALTRLNEMLRQGRIHKIYWALTEATPVPEQGELHHYILRDGRTNRSRALDAPKGEAKEARLRYETRGRGRNYTLVEVELLTGRHHQIRAQLSKIGCPIRGDLKYGARRSLPGGGISLHSRRVEFEHPVRHELISVVAPVPAGDNLWAAFENL; encoded by the coding sequence ATGTTCCACCCGAACGACATACTCTATGAAGACAACCACCTGCTGGTGGTGAACAAACACGCCGGCGACCTTGTGCAGCCGGACCCCTCGGGCGAGAGTGCTCTGGAGGATCAGATCAAGGCCTTCCTCAAGGAGCGCGACGCCAAACCGGGCGCCGTCTTTCTGGGGGTGGTCCATCGCATCGACCGCCCGGTGAGCGGTGCGGTGCTCTTCGCCAAGACCTCCAAGGCGCTGACGCGGCTGAACGAAATGCTGCGTCAGGGGCGGATCCACAAGATCTACTGGGCGCTGACCGAGGCGACTCCCGTCCCCGAGCAGGGTGAACTGCACCACTACATCCTGCGCGACGGCCGTACGAACCGTTCGCGGGCTCTGGACGCCCCGAAAGGGGAGGCCAAGGAGGCGCGGCTGCGCTACGAGACGCGGGGTCGCGGCCGCAACTACACGCTCGTCGAGGTGGAGCTCCTGACGGGACGTCACCACCAGATCCGGGCCCAGCTCTCGAAGATCGGCTGCCCGATCCGCGGCGACCTGAAGTACGGGGCGCGGCGTTCGCTGCCCGGCGGGGGGATCTCGCTCCACTCGCGGCGGGTGGAGTTCGAACACCCGGTGCGTCACGAACTGATTTCGGTTGTGGCGCCCGTTCCGGCGGGGGACAACCTCTGGGCCGCTTTCGAGAATCTGTAG
- the dtd gene encoding D-aminoacyl-tRNA deacylase → MRLLIQRVKWASVTIGGRLYSRIGAGLLVFVGVGNDDGEEDLEYLAGKLIRLRIFDDEAGVMNRDVVQTSGEVLVVSQFTLMASTRKGNRPSYIKAAPEAVSRPLYERFAVRVGELLGRPVATGQFGADMQVELLNDGPVTIWIDSKNKE, encoded by the coding sequence ATGCGACTGTTGATACAACGTGTGAAATGGGCCTCCGTGACGATCGGCGGCCGGCTCTACTCCCGCATCGGAGCGGGTTTGCTGGTGTTCGTCGGCGTGGGGAACGACGATGGGGAGGAGGATCTCGAATACCTGGCCGGCAAGCTTATACGGCTTCGGATCTTCGACGACGAGGCGGGCGTCATGAACCGCGACGTGGTGCAGACCTCCGGCGAGGTGCTGGTGGTGAGCCAGTTCACGCTGATGGCCTCGACGCGCAAGGGCAACCGCCCGAGCTACATCAAGGCGGCACCCGAAGCCGTTTCGCGGCCGCTTTACGAACGCTTCGCCGTGCGGGTTGGCGAACTGCTGGGACGGCCCGTTGCCACGGGACAGTTCGGTGCCGACATGCAGGTTGAACTGCTCAATGACGGTCCGGTAACCATCTGGATCGACTCCAAAAACAAAGAATAA
- a CDS encoding DNA/RNA non-specific endonuclease, with translation MKKTMLLLSAAWAFGTVFFACGDDKPESSGEWFDTPTVEVEGMMARVSCTTTLGVGIVTAENAGFVCTAESGSSQTERDITVTGTTLTGRLQDLQPDTRYTVRAFATLGSVRIESPAATFRTGTVPAPESQDLTTRTGWAELPAMDPASEELFYAAHYCEGLPGGRNYTVCCDVEGRIGVWSAFPLHKCYQGNQTRTNKWAYDPEVPRLIQPSLTSGSYQPQPGYSKGHLLASEDRTVNYAANVQTFYVTNVAPQWQNSFNSGVWSSLEGDCWNNICADTLYVVSGVWGVHETATVTDKAGNPCRVPSHFFRVLLRSKDGDTGRKVQEMSAEELQCVGFWFENRAYPSGKPSANMVSVAEIERLTGMRFFVNVPNAPKETFDASAWSFR, from the coding sequence ATGAAGAAGACGATGCTGCTGCTGAGTGCAGCCTGGGCCTTCGGGACCGTATTCTTCGCATGCGGCGATGACAAGCCGGAATCATCCGGCGAGTGGTTCGATACGCCGACGGTCGAGGTTGAGGGGATGATGGCGCGGGTGAGCTGCACCACGACCCTCGGTGTGGGGATTGTGACGGCGGAGAATGCGGGATTCGTCTGTACGGCGGAGTCCGGGAGCTCGCAGACCGAGCGGGACATCACCGTGACGGGCACGACGCTGACGGGACGGTTGCAGGATCTGCAGCCCGATACCCGCTATACGGTCCGGGCCTTTGCGACGCTGGGCTCCGTACGGATCGAGAGCCCCGCGGCGACGTTCCGCACGGGGACCGTTCCCGCGCCCGAGAGCCAGGATCTTACGACCCGGACGGGATGGGCCGAACTCCCGGCGATGGATCCCGCCTCGGAGGAGCTCTTCTATGCGGCCCACTACTGCGAGGGGCTTCCCGGCGGCCGCAACTATACGGTCTGCTGCGACGTGGAGGGGCGGATCGGAGTATGGTCGGCCTTCCCGCTGCACAAATGCTACCAGGGCAATCAGACGCGGACCAACAAGTGGGCCTATGATCCCGAGGTGCCGCGGTTGATCCAGCCGTCGCTGACCAGCGGCTCCTACCAGCCGCAGCCCGGCTACTCGAAGGGGCATCTGCTGGCTTCGGAGGACCGCACGGTGAACTATGCGGCCAACGTGCAGACCTTCTATGTGACGAACGTGGCGCCACAGTGGCAGAACAGTTTCAACAGCGGCGTATGGTCGTCGCTCGAGGGCGATTGCTGGAACAACATCTGCGCAGATACGCTCTACGTCGTTTCGGGCGTGTGGGGCGTGCACGAGACGGCGACGGTTACCGACAAGGCCGGAAATCCGTGTCGGGTTCCGAGCCACTTCTTCCGGGTGCTGCTGCGTTCGAAGGATGGCGATACGGGGCGGAAGGTGCAGGAGATGTCGGCCGAAGAGCTCCAATGTGTGGGTTTCTGGTTCGAGAACAGGGCCTATCCGAGCGGCAAGCCTTCGGCCAACATGGTGTCGGTGGCCGAGATCGAGCGGCTGACCGGCATGCGCTTTTTCGTAAACGTCCCCAATGCCCCGAAGGAGACGTTCGATGCCTCGGCGTGGAGTTTTCGATGA
- a CDS encoding DNA/RNA non-specific endonuclease encodes MKRIFTLLMGGLVLFSTACDSDKESGVTGSEWFLTPESTVNGTTVEVRCETKFGAGVLTGANSGFTYAAVTSAGVGSFESTATATASGSTIAATLSNLQPETLYVVYAYADFGGARMQSTGTTFTTGTVTDLPDPDPDSPAFGTPEATNVTASGATLSCGFTFEAPTSEYTLRFEYRPASGGSYVEKPVTAGTGVKSVTLSGLAASTAYEFRLCAEWQGESYVSGTGRFTTAASEGGGDPTGGLTAYSGWAELPIEKGDPNLYYAHHICPDFWVGGHLARNYTVCYSAEHHCPVWVAAPRHACYEVKGTNRTDAYGKDPDIRSDIQYNSDATGGGCNKGHMLGSAERLVTRAVNRQVFYYTNIAPQYSSNFNNGGGAWNKLEDWVDSQVCADTTYVVIGTYFETFTDAYGKSCSPATISYGGRNDVTRPSMFYYLFLRSKNGKTEKSVYDLPASDLKCAAFVLRHNIEKGHTPRKEDMRSVAEIERLTGFTFFANVPNAPKDTYNPSDWGL; translated from the coding sequence ATGAAACGCATTTTTACCCTTTTGATGGGCGGTCTGGTGCTCTTTTCGACCGCCTGTGACTCCGACAAGGAGAGTGGTGTGACGGGCAGCGAATGGTTCCTGACCCCCGAGAGTACGGTGAACGGCACGACCGTTGAGGTACGTTGCGAGACGAAATTCGGCGCCGGCGTGCTGACCGGAGCGAATTCGGGCTTCACCTATGCTGCGGTGACATCGGCCGGCGTCGGCTCCTTCGAGTCGACGGCTACGGCCACCGCTTCGGGCAGCACGATCGCCGCCACGCTGAGCAACCTGCAGCCCGAGACGCTCTATGTGGTCTATGCCTATGCCGATTTCGGCGGGGCCCGCATGCAGAGCACCGGCACGACCTTTACGACGGGAACCGTCACCGATCTTCCGGACCCGGATCCCGACAGCCCGGCCTTCGGCACGCCCGAGGCCACGAACGTTACGGCTTCGGGTGCGACGCTCAGCTGCGGTTTCACGTTCGAGGCCCCGACGTCGGAGTATACGCTTCGCTTCGAGTATCGACCCGCCTCGGGCGGCAGCTACGTGGAGAAGCCTGTGACGGCGGGTACGGGCGTCAAGAGCGTGACGCTGAGCGGACTGGCGGCTTCGACCGCGTATGAATTCCGCCTCTGCGCCGAGTGGCAGGGCGAGAGCTACGTGAGCGGGACGGGCCGCTTCACGACCGCGGCATCCGAGGGCGGCGGGGATCCGACGGGCGGCCTGACCGCCTATTCGGGCTGGGCGGAGCTCCCGATCGAAAAGGGCGACCCCAATCTCTATTACGCCCACCATATCTGCCCCGACTTCTGGGTCGGCGGCCACCTGGCCCGCAACTATACGGTCTGCTACAGCGCCGAGCACCACTGCCCGGTGTGGGTGGCCGCGCCGCGGCACGCCTGCTATGAGGTAAAAGGTACGAATCGGACGGATGCCTACGGCAAGGATCCCGATATTCGCTCCGATATTCAGTACAACAGCGATGCAACGGGTGGCGGCTGCAACAAGGGGCACATGCTCGGTTCGGCCGAGCGGTTGGTGACGAGGGCCGTCAACCGCCAGGTCTTCTACTATACGAACATCGCCCCGCAGTACTCCAGCAACTTCAATAACGGAGGCGGAGCCTGGAACAAACTGGAGGATTGGGTGGACAGCCAGGTCTGCGCCGATACGACCTACGTGGTGATCGGCACCTATTTCGAGACCTTTACCGATGCCTATGGCAAGAGCTGCTCGCCGGCGACGATTTCGTATGGCGGCCGCAACGACGTGACGCGTCCCTCGATGTTCTACTACCTGTTCCTGCGGAGCAAGAACGGTAAAACCGAGAAGTCGGTATATGATCTTCCGGCCAGCGATCTGAAGTGTGCGGCATTCGTGCTGCGTCACAACATCGAGAAGGGCCACACTCCGCGGAAAGAGGATATGAGGAGTGTTGCGGAGATCGAGCGGTTGACGGGCTTCACCTTCTTCGCCAATGTCCCGAACGCCCCGAAGGACACCTACAACCCTTCGGACTGGGGGCTTTAA